ATTCATTGTAAGCCCTGCACGGAGCACGTCTCATGCCCAAGACAGCAGTGCGATTCCCTGTGATTAAAAGTTGGAGAGAGATAGTATCTAGCAGAAGCGCGGGCGTATTTCAAAAGAGCACCAggtgaaaatgttgaaaaccgcacagtgaaacagttAAATTCATTGTAAGCCCTGCACGGAGCACGTCTCATGCCCAAGACAGCAGTGCGATTCCCTGTGATTAAAAGTTGGAGAGAGATAGTATCTAGCAGAAGCGCGGGCGTATTTCAAAATGTGATCACTATGTGATCCGCATGGCCGATGTctcaaggatctttaccaaaaagaattTTTTTCACTACCGCCAcatgttcacgaattattcagctgggggaccttcgtgaaacacccggtatatgccCACCATACTTAAAATCGAATAATGGTACAATAATAAAAAAGAGAAGGCCAATCAGTTCCTGTCATTGGCTGTCCTGCTGTAGGCAAAGTAATTAATTCAGTTCTCCTTCGTCTTTTGTTACACTCCTTTGTAGATACCGAGGGATCGGGGCCACACTCTGACGCTGAGATGGCAGACATACCTGAAGCGAACCGCTTATTTGGCAAGTCGTGACTTTATGATATTGGTGTACCCTTTACGTAGAGGTAATATTAATCGGTACCATATTTATCATTACAGGCAGCATGGTATCAGCCCCCAAGACAGCTCTGAAGCCTCAGTCAACTGGTAAGCCCATACCATGTTCTGCTTTACCAAAGCATGTGATTTTCGATTTACACATCACAGTCGTTCTCGCTTGTTGCAGATGAGACCCCAAAGGAGTACATGTGTCATACTTGTCTAAAACATTAGCAGTCATTGCAAGCTGTATTTTAAAATATATGTCCTTCCATGTATTTGCATTAAAATTTATATTGCATGTTCAAAATAATCCTGAGTCTTTCGTAATGCACTGCCGCATGCATGTGCCGTGAATAACTAAGCCCCTATTTGTGGTCTGCTGTATTTTAGTGACCTGCAGCGGAAGAAACTGTCCAACAATATTAATGCAGTGAGATATTTTATCTTGTGTCACTGTGCTGACCAGTGTTTCTTCTTGCAGACAATCTCACACCTGTGACACAGTGCGTGCCAACTAGGGAAGCCGAGGTGCCTGGTATGATCCTTTTACTTAATTTATAGTATATCTAAGTTCCGGAAGAATGTGTTGTTCTTTATTGTAGAATCGTTTACAATCTGTCATTAATATTGACTCTTTGACTATTTCAGAGGCCATATCCCAAAGTGGTTTGCAGCATCCGTTGTACTGCGTTGTTGGAGGCAAGGTATGAGTCAGTCAGCCAGTTTTACACAAATGCCTCAAATTCATTTGGTTGCAGTctgtctgccaacgtcatgatgacgtttctcgggtggaGGTTTATTGTTATCAGCGTGGCATGCTGATCTTGTGACCTTTGAGTGATCACACATTTTTATGTCACGATGCGTACGTACTTGTTTTCTATATCCTCTTCAGCTTCACCTTGGGCATAACTGCTTTATTCCCCTGGAGAAGTTTGCCTTCATCCAACAAGGTACAACGGATAAGAAGCTCGTGAAGAACCTGGCAAGACATTTTTGGTCTCAGGAACAGATTTCAGCTCGCAGTATACCGTGCAGCCGTGCCGCAGGCCTGGCCTCAATGTGCCCGTCAAGCAGCAAGCCACACCTCAGAAGGTGGAGGCCATTGCAAGATAGTGgcactattttttttctctttgaaACGGCATGTGTTGTTTTCACAAGAAATTTTGAAGCTGATAGTTTCTGACATCAGAATGAAAATCGCAGCCGGAGcaaatacagtagaatctcgttaattcgaacCTCCGGATTATTCAAACTCTCGTCTGGGTCCCGTCCAAGCCTAGTGTATTTCAGTGGGAAGAAACACCCGGTAATTGAATGGACGCGAGTGTATGCACCGGATAATATGAACAAATGACGGTCGCGCGTCTGACCTGAACGGTTCACAGCGCCTCATACTTGCCTGGTTATTGACCTTCCATATCGTTCGTGTCCTCTTTCCACATTTTGCACTGTTCAAAGACTCTTTACAACATGAAGGAGCTTATGCGAACGCTTGCATTCTCCCTccgtctgttttctttttctctatCTGCCTCTTGAGGCCATGAAGCGCCTAGTATGAAGGAGGTGCATTCGCAGCATGCCGTCAATCGCTTTTATGACTTAGACGCAAACGTCATTATCATTCTACAACCCGTTCACTGTCATTTCCCTATCTGGCACCATATCAGCGGACACGATGGCATGAGGACTGGGCTCGTGAATGACGCGACATCCTTGATGCCACGTTCGGCAGCTGAACTGCCCCAAAGGACCATGTGGAACGTAGCCTTGGAGATTTGAACATCCCAAGCCGCGAACCCGTGCCTTTACCAAGTCCACCTGATGTAGCACCAGTGCTGGATATGACAGCGCACCATTTTCCTTCTGAGGAAAATTATGTTGCCGCGCTTGAACTTGTGTCCAAATCGAAAGCTGTGCTAACGGTCCCACTCCAAGAAACGGTTGCAAGAGCAAATTACTGACTACTTTCAACCCTAACTTGCTTCATAATTTCTCTAAGTGCTGGGACGCTCTGGCAGTTTTCTCCACTGTAACATCGGTGGTTCGAACACATGGTTCGAATTAATGAGGGTCCGCTGTACTATTACTTCCCATGGAGGCTTGCACATATCGATGCAGCAAAGTGGGTGGCCACAATATACACTTtcctattattattatattcaaGTTATGAACTCAAGGGGAAGAAATGTGAGGGCATGCGCCCATGCCGTGCACACGAATACTGTCTAATTGATTTTTGTTTATCAGTAGTTGCATTTCCAGAGCTGACCTGATTTCGCAGTAAAAACTGCGGTACGTCAGACCTTAGTCCCGCTCGCTCACTGCCAGTCTCTTATAATGGTAGCCGTCGCAATTGAGACGCATCAGTGCCTTGCATCACTACATACTGCTCTTCTATACCAAAAACACTTTAGGTGGAATGCCCTTTATGTCTCACCCAGGTCCTTCCTTTTGTGCGCACAGTTTTTTCATTTGGGAAAAAGTCTAGCAGAGGTGTCCGTCCTCAATAGCCACGTCTGCTCTATACAGTTTGACATTTCCTTGCCTTAATTACAATGTTCTTTCTTTTCCATTGTTTGCAGATGGAATGGCACGCTATATTGACAGCCATAGTACTGGTCAATCAAAGGAAGTCAGGCTCGAAGTCATCCGGAAAAGCCTGGCCGACTTCTTTCAGATACCGCACAAGAAggcaaacgcaaaaaaaaaaaaaaaaaaaaaactccagtCGCTGTCATACGTGAGAATTAATAAATCTGTGTTAGTTCATCATGCCCCTTAGTTGTTATCATGCTTGTGCTCACAGCAgttgtggagaaaaaaaaatgcctgaGTCGTCACTGCTGGTAAAATAAGATCCTGCGCTTAACGCCCCAGTGAAGGGAGCCTCCGCACTGGACCTACCAGTGCAACCAGTATGTTTACTGGAAATATCAGTACAACCAGTATGTGTAGTAGAAGTGTAGCAGTGTATCCAGTGTGATCACTGGAGACACCAGTAAAACCAGTCTCATACTGGGTTAATAATCCGATATAATACTGGAGACTGGTTTCCAGTCTATCCAGTAGACTGGATTGACAAACAGGGTCACTAACCACCAATCGAAGGTGACGAAAAAACCCAATCTTCCAGTTTCGCGCCATTTCAGCCAGGAGGGCCATTCAATTCAAGACGTTTCAGATTTTCTTCTTGAATTAAACTTCACTACCGATCGATTCCGAAAAGAACGGGAGTCATACCTTATGTACAAATTCCGGTCTGCCATAAACGAAGACCCTAgtatgctgtcaacaataagaagctTAAGTTGTATTatgctgccttggcgttccaagaatggctgaaacacggcaagtgctagctgaagctggagaaccagggcgtaagtcgtgacgttgcccacatacgtgaggccgacaatggcgagccctatcaccaccaccaccaccacctggagAACTCTCGGAGGAGGTCATCCGTGAGtgggaaacggctcgacacttctgTGATCATCGCCATGATCATCACTGCACCTTAGCGCGAGTTTCAACCACCCGCATTCATTCTTCCTGCCCTCATTAAACGGCTCTTCTCTCGCCTTTTCGCTATCccacatttggtggaggtgcgattTGGAGATCCCGCCTCTCCTGACTACGCATTTCCCAATCCCCGTTGCCTGTTTCTACCTGTACGCTGGAGCTGCGCTCCGGACGTTCCCTTTTGTCTCTGGCTTCCCCCAATGTAGCAACCGGCGACGCCGAAACGGCGCCTGCGAGACTGCCTCAACCTCCAGCAGCACGCCAACGAGACCCGCCCATATTTTCCGGCACCGGTACATCCGATATTGACGACTGGTTGGCTGGCTACGAAAGGGTAAGCAAATTTAATGCCTGGGATGACAGCTGCAAGCTCAACAATGTGGCGTTTTACCTGACGGACCTTGCGAAAACTTGGTTCATCAATCATGAAACGGAAATGAACTCCTGGTCAGTATTTCGCTCGCGTGCTGTTGATTTGTTTGGGCGACCTGAACTCCGGAAAGCCGACGCCGAGCACAGGCTGACCCAGAGGACAGAATTGGCCGACGAGACCTTTACTTCTTACATTGAAGACACCCTGCCCCTGTGCAACCGTGCACATCCGACGATGTCACAAGAGGCAAAGATCAAGCACATCCTGAAAGGGATCGCGCCGGATGCATTTCATCTGCTTGTACTAAGGTCACCCTCAACTGTTCAGGATGTTGTTGCTGCATGCCGCCGGAAGCCGCCTGCATACCCCTCAGCCGGTCTCCTGCAGCTTCTCCAATCCCACATGCGCCCTTCGATCGTGTCGGCATCGACTTGCTCGGCCCCCTTCCTACCACGCCATCTGGCTACAAGTGGGTTGTCGTAGCCATGGACCACCTCACACGCTACGTCGAGACCGCTCCGCTTCCAACAGGTTCCTCCGACGAGATTGCCAGCTTCTTCATACACAGTCTCCTGCT
This genomic stretch from Ornithodoros turicata isolate Travis chromosome 9, ASM3712646v1, whole genome shotgun sequence harbors:
- the LOC135369379 gene encoding uncharacterized protein LOC135369379 yields the protein MVSAPKTALKPQSTDNLTPVTQCVPTREAEVPEAISQSGLQHPLYCVVGGKLHLGHNCFIPLEKFAFIQQGTTDKKLVKNLARHFWSQEQISARSIPCSRAAGLASMCPSSSKPHLRRWNGTLY